A single Sphingopyxis chilensis DNA region contains:
- a CDS encoding Zn-ribbon domain-containing OB-fold protein encodes MSIGPIPEPTPETLAFWQGTAAGELRIQRCRACENFYFYPRPFCPKCNSDEVEWQPVSGKAQLASYIINYRPYEDFQTEEPQIIALVTLAEGPRMCTNIVGVAPDPDQLPLGLALQVAFEPRGEQFLPVFKPARS; translated from the coding sequence ATGTCCATCGGGCCAATTCCTGAACCCACTCCCGAAACCCTGGCCTTCTGGCAAGGGACGGCGGCGGGCGAGCTTCGCATCCAGCGATGCCGCGCGTGCGAGAATTTCTATTTCTATCCGAGGCCCTTCTGTCCGAAGTGCAACTCGGACGAGGTCGAGTGGCAGCCGGTGTCGGGCAAGGCGCAGCTGGCCTCCTATATCATCAACTATCGGCCCTATGAGGATTTCCAGACCGAGGAACCCCAGATCATCGCGCTGGTGACGCTCGCGGAGGGGCCGCGGATGTGCACCAATATCGTCGGCGTCGCCCCCGATCCCGACCAGCTTCCGCTCGGTCTCGCGCTACAGGTCGCCTTCGAGCCGCGGGGCGAGCAGTTCCTCCCCGTCTTCAAGCCGGCGAGGAGCTGA
- a CDS encoding CaiB/BaiF CoA-transferase family protein, which yields MDALGDIRVIELATGVAGPIVGMFFSDFGADVVKVELPGGDPERGAPGFPMWNRGKRGVVVDPASPGDLAWLREQIRGADIVITRGGDELAAFGFDGIALVEEQPCLVLLELPTYLAGHCPWAGGIESAALLGAYGGQFARQSSVSGEPVESVYQTLLYAHGLWASVCAVSALVEREASGFGQRVIVSGINALQQLTMISLVVDPNADDPDTAVGGAGRHPTYSRLVAGDGKWFTSGALGPRFEALFMEAIGLGTIADDARLGGQLANMLAPENIGWVQKAVDEAVRKQPRQHWLDRLDALGIPAGPIDSRDAWLDHPQVAAMGMRVELEDPDRGPVVMPGIPINLTATPGAVRGPAPAHGEHDGRIEPWDSSTTGGPHARPAVRPGPLSGFRIVNSGPFLASPYAGCLLSALGADVIKVEPVLGDPFRKAAFGANRGMRSLAIDLKNPDSIQAFYKLIANADAFIDGFRPGVTRELGIDYERLTAINPGLVTMSLSAFGETGPLGGRGGVDMVLQGMAGMMAAEGGDGEPIVNTISVCDISTASVSALTICLALFHRLRTGEGQRSWDTLLGTATYLQSAEIIRFEGRAPAATGGADYRGSCPHNRMYRASDGWIRIAAPPGDGAARIAAALGLSEQALIEGDAAAAIGGAVAGLERGAAARLFNAAGVPAAAVRKVTEVLRDPRLGEAGFAHVYPSDAGGYISTPGRMASFSRTEMRSVLKPPGIGEHSVRILEDAGVEPDAIAHLLATGGIAVGGPMPQVLPHAYR from the coding sequence ATGGACGCACTGGGCGATATTCGCGTGATCGAACTGGCGACGGGTGTCGCGGGCCCGATCGTCGGCATGTTTTTCTCGGATTTCGGCGCCGACGTCGTCAAGGTCGAGCTTCCGGGCGGCGACCCCGAGCGCGGCGCGCCGGGTTTTCCGATGTGGAATCGCGGCAAGCGGGGCGTCGTCGTCGATCCCGCATCGCCGGGCGACCTTGCCTGGCTGCGCGAGCAGATCCGCGGCGCCGACATCGTCATCACGCGGGGCGGCGACGAGCTTGCGGCCTTCGGATTCGACGGCATCGCCCTGGTCGAGGAGCAGCCGTGCCTCGTCCTGCTCGAGCTGCCGACCTATCTTGCGGGCCATTGTCCCTGGGCGGGGGGCATTGAGTCCGCGGCGCTCCTTGGCGCTTATGGCGGGCAGTTCGCGCGCCAGTCCTCGGTTTCGGGCGAGCCGGTCGAATCGGTCTATCAGACATTGCTCTATGCCCATGGGCTGTGGGCGTCGGTCTGCGCCGTGTCGGCGCTCGTCGAACGCGAGGCTTCGGGCTTCGGCCAGCGGGTGATCGTATCGGGCATCAACGCCTTGCAGCAGCTCACGATGATCTCGCTGGTCGTCGATCCGAACGCCGACGATCCGGACACGGCGGTGGGCGGGGCGGGGCGGCATCCGACCTATTCGCGCCTCGTCGCCGGCGACGGCAAATGGTTCACCAGCGGCGCGCTCGGTCCCCGGTTCGAAGCGCTGTTCATGGAGGCGATCGGGCTGGGGACGATCGCGGACGATGCGCGGCTTGGCGGCCAGCTTGCGAACATGCTCGCGCCCGAAAATATCGGGTGGGTCCAAAAGGCAGTCGACGAGGCGGTCCGCAAGCAGCCGCGCCAGCATTGGCTCGATCGCCTCGACGCGCTTGGCATACCGGCAGGTCCGATCGATAGCCGCGACGCCTGGCTCGATCATCCGCAGGTCGCCGCCATGGGCATGCGCGTCGAACTCGAGGATCCCGACCGCGGGCCCGTCGTCATGCCCGGCATCCCGATCAATCTGACCGCGACGCCCGGCGCGGTGCGCGGACCCGCGCCGGCGCATGGCGAGCATGATGGCCGTATCGAGCCATGGGATAGCTCGACAACGGGCGGCCCGCACGCGCGCCCCGCGGTGCGGCCGGGACCCCTGTCGGGCTTCCGGATCGTCAACAGCGGGCCTTTTCTGGCGAGCCCCTATGCGGGTTGCCTGCTCTCGGCGCTCGGCGCCGATGTCATCAAGGTCGAGCCGGTGCTCGGCGATCCGTTTCGCAAGGCGGCGTTCGGCGCGAACCGGGGGATGCGGAGCCTCGCGATCGACCTTAAGAACCCCGACAGCATCCAGGCCTTCTACAAGCTTATCGCCAATGCCGATGCCTTCATCGATGGCTTCCGGCCGGGCGTTACCAGGGAGCTGGGGATCGACTATGAGCGGCTGACGGCGATCAACCCCGGGCTCGTCACCATGTCGCTCTCGGCCTTTGGCGAGACGGGCCCGCTCGGCGGCCGCGGCGGGGTCGACATGGTGCTCCAAGGCATGGCGGGCATGATGGCGGCGGAGGGCGGCGACGGCGAACCGATCGTGAACACCATCTCGGTCTGCGATATCAGCACCGCCTCGGTTTCGGCGCTGACGATCTGCCTCGCGCTCTTCCACCGGCTTCGCACCGGCGAGGGGCAGCGCAGCTGGGATACGCTTCTCGGGACCGCGACCTATCTCCAGTCGGCCGAGATCATCCGGTTCGAGGGCCGCGCGCCCGCGGCGACCGGCGGCGCCGACTATCGGGGATCCTGTCCCCATAATCGGATGTACCGCGCGAGCGACGGATGGATCCGGATCGCCGCGCCACCGGGCGATGGCGCGGCACGGATCGCGGCCGCGCTCGGGCTGTCCGAACAGGCGCTAATCGAGGGAGACGCCGCCGCTGCGATCGGCGGCGCGGTCGCCGGGCTGGAGCGGGGCGCGGCCGCGCGCCTCTTCAACGCGGCAGGCGTGCCCGCGGCCGCGGTGCGCAAGGTCACCGAAGTGCTCCGCGACCCGCGCCTCGGCGAAGCCGGCTTCGCCCATGTCTATCCCTCGGATGCCGGCGGCTATATTTCGACCCCCGGACGCATGGCGTCGTTCAGCCGCACCGAAATGCGCTCGGTGCTGAAGCCCCCGGGCATCGGCGAGCATAGCGTCAGAATTCTCGAGGATGCGGGCGTCGAGCCCGACGCGATCGCGCATCTGCTGGCGACCGGCGGGATCGCGGTCGGCGGCCCGATGCCGCAGGTCCTGCCGCATGCCTATCGCTGA
- a CDS encoding TonB-dependent siderophore receptor: protein MRISFVPLAGTLLAAPPAIARDPAPELSWTPDIVVTGERPGYGAPAATTTTRTPTPVEKIPQSIQILTRRLIEEQDLQNLSAALVNVSGVTQTSQSRMAVQPALIRGFAVNYYIDGMPTYQNPAGIGDPATLVNVARIEIAKGPAATLYGGGSGAPLAGLINLISSEPLGRFALGFAVRAGRFDTRGAEADVNLPLGDRGGFRLAGMIASAGSSIDFVTSDRLAIFPTLAIDLGPDTRLVVRGRYNRLEQAEYAGLPVELAAPALPIDRQVFAGARDAPRAKAQNEAATATLTHRFGDRVDASLSANRTVSRLDEWGTFPYGRIGGTLYNFGAANLASISRKTFVTGTITGRLGDGALRQVLLAGIDYDTTRYHAALTLDESWGVVDYSRPLPARPFGVLRSSALGQTDRLRSIALFGQDQIAIGPRLDLTLGIRWTRLALRSGVAGSLTVTRHDKVTPRIGATYRIADGMSLFAGYSEGFKGVVAGGFLGIRPKPETSQAWEAGLKLAAPLKGLTGTLSLYRVTRQNKLTAHPAAPFSYLQTGEERARGAELDLVYEPAPSFSLLVNYALTDAKVTRDERLPVGDRLRDVPKHAGRLAVRYRFRSGSLRSFEVGAGVTAVSRRELALPNSVSVKGLALVDAQLFHNFGPVSIGLSVSNLLGAERFEPYQYLAGALVAPTSPRSAFMTLRKNF from the coding sequence ATGCGCATTTCCTTCGTTCCGCTTGCCGGAACCCTTCTCGCCGCGCCGCCTGCGATCGCTCGGGATCCGGCGCCGGAGCTGAGCTGGACTCCCGATATCGTCGTGACCGGCGAGCGGCCGGGATATGGCGCGCCCGCCGCGACGACGACCACTCGAACGCCGACACCCGTCGAGAAGATCCCGCAATCGATCCAGATATTGACCCGCCGATTGATCGAGGAACAGGATCTTCAAAATCTGAGCGCGGCCCTCGTCAACGTGTCGGGCGTCACGCAGACGAGCCAGTCCCGAATGGCGGTGCAACCGGCGCTCATCCGCGGCTTTGCCGTGAACTATTACATCGACGGAATGCCGACCTATCAGAACCCGGCCGGGATCGGCGACCCGGCGACGCTCGTCAATGTCGCGCGCATCGAGATCGCCAAGGGGCCGGCGGCAACGCTCTATGGCGGAGGAAGCGGCGCGCCGCTTGCGGGGCTGATCAACCTCATATCGTCCGAGCCGCTGGGCCGGTTCGCGCTGGGCTTCGCGGTCCGCGCCGGACGCTTCGATACGCGCGGCGCCGAGGCGGACGTCAACTTGCCGCTCGGCGATCGCGGCGGCTTCCGGCTAGCTGGCATGATCGCATCGGCCGGCAGTTCGATTGATTTCGTCACGAGCGATCGTCTCGCGATCTTTCCGACGCTCGCCATCGACCTCGGTCCCGATACGCGGCTTGTCGTGCGCGGACGCTATAACAGGCTGGAGCAGGCGGAATATGCGGGTCTTCCGGTCGAACTTGCAGCGCCCGCGCTGCCGATCGACCGCCAGGTCTTCGCCGGTGCGCGCGACGCGCCGCGCGCAAAGGCCCAAAACGAAGCGGCAACCGCAACGCTCACGCACCGGTTCGGCGACCGCGTCGATGCCAGCCTGTCGGCAAACCGCACGGTAAGCAGGCTGGATGAATGGGGGACCTTCCCTTACGGGCGGATCGGCGGAACGCTTTATAATTTCGGGGCCGCCAATCTCGCCTCTATCAGCCGCAAGACCTTTGTCACCGGAACGATCACCGGGCGGCTCGGCGACGGCGCTCTGCGGCAGGTGCTGCTCGCCGGGATCGACTATGACACGACGCGCTATCACGCCGCGCTGACCCTCGACGAAAGCTGGGGCGTCGTCGATTATAGCCGCCCCCTGCCGGCGCGACCTTTCGGCGTGCTGCGCTCCTCGGCGCTCGGCCAGACCGATCGGCTGAGAAGCATCGCGCTTTTCGGGCAGGACCAGATCGCGATCGGCCCCCGTCTCGATCTCACGCTCGGCATACGCTGGACACGCCTCGCGCTTCGCAGCGGCGTCGCGGGGTCGCTGACCGTGACAAGGCACGACAAGGTCACCCCGCGGATCGGCGCAACCTACCGGATCGCCGACGGGATGTCGCTCTTCGCCGGCTACTCCGAAGGGTTCAAAGGCGTCGTGGCGGGCGGCTTTCTCGGCATCAGGCCGAAGCCCGAGACATCGCAGGCGTGGGAGGCGGGGTTGAAGCTGGCCGCGCCGCTGAAAGGGCTGACCGGGACCCTGTCACTTTACCGAGTGACGCGGCAAAACAAGCTGACGGCCCACCCCGCCGCGCCTTTCTCCTATCTCCAGACGGGCGAGGAGCGCGCCCGGGGGGCCGAACTGGATCTCGTCTATGAGCCCGCTCCCTCCTTCTCGCTCCTCGTCAACTATGCCCTTACCGACGCAAAGGTCACAAGAGACGAAAGACTGCCGGTCGGAGACCGGCTGCGCGACGTTCCGAAACATGCGGGGCGGCTCGCGGTCCGTTACCGCTTTCGCAGCGGGTCGCTTCGCAGCTTCGAGGTCGGAGCCGGCGTGACCGCGGTATCTCGCCGCGAACTGGCGCTGCCGAACAGCGTCTCGGTCAAGGGACTCGCATTGGTCGACGCCCAGCTTTTCCATAATTTCGGCCCGGTTTCGATAGGCCTCTCGGTCAGCAACCTCCTGGGCGCCGAGCGCTTCGAGCCCTATCAATATCTGGCCGGCGCGCTGGTTGCCCCGACCTCACCGCGCTCCGCGTTCATGACGCTCCGGAAAAATTTCTGA
- a CDS encoding aldehyde dehydrogenase family protein, whose product MTQIGMTINGRTVQADSRFAVIDPATGEPFAEAPAASARQLDEAMASAESAFAAWRRDEAFRRRALRDAAKLMLEIAPAIGRVLAQEQGKPLADTGIEFEAAAEWLSYYADLELAPEIVQNDALAFAEIVRRPLGVVAGITPWNYPIALAFWKIAPALRAGNTIVLKPSPYTPLSTLMVGEALQAVLPPGVVNIISGPDPLGAQMTAHRVPRKVTFTGSTATGMKVMAAAAADLKRVTLELGGNDPAIILDDVDIDAVADDLFWGGFYNNGQVCVAIKRIYAHQSVHARLVEALAERARAVAVGAWNEDGAVLGPLNNKAQFDRVSLLVAEALATGARAAAGGAAVDRPGYFYQPTILTDLDEGARVVTEEQFGPVLPVLPFSDIGDALARANAGMHGLTASVWSSDPLRAAEVGLGIEAGQVQVNGHAMGLQPHLPFGGRKWSGVGVENGPWGLHGFTDIQLLYAPPRAAA is encoded by the coding sequence GTGACCCAAATCGGAATGACCATCAACGGCCGAACGGTGCAGGCGGATAGCCGTTTCGCGGTGATCGACCCCGCAACTGGCGAACCCTTTGCCGAGGCCCCCGCCGCGAGCGCGCGCCAACTCGACGAGGCGATGGCGAGCGCCGAAAGCGCTTTTGCGGCCTGGCGCCGCGACGAGGCTTTCCGGCGCCGGGCGCTGCGCGACGCAGCGAAGCTGATGCTCGAGATCGCCCCCGCGATCGGGCGCGTGCTCGCCCAGGAGCAGGGCAAGCCGCTTGCCGACACCGGCATCGAATTCGAGGCGGCGGCTGAATGGCTCTCTTACTATGCCGATCTCGAGCTTGCGCCCGAGATCGTCCAGAACGACGCGCTCGCCTTTGCCGAGATCGTCCGCCGTCCCTTGGGCGTGGTGGCCGGGATCACACCCTGGAACTATCCGATTGCGCTCGCCTTCTGGAAGATCGCGCCAGCGCTCCGGGCGGGCAATACGATCGTCCTCAAGCCGTCGCCCTATACGCCGCTGTCGACGTTGATGGTCGGTGAAGCCCTGCAGGCGGTGCTTCCGCCCGGCGTCGTCAACATCATATCGGGACCCGATCCGCTCGGTGCGCAAATGACCGCGCACCGGGTCCCGCGCAAGGTCACGTTCACCGGGTCGACAGCGACGGGCATGAAGGTGATGGCGGCGGCCGCGGCGGATCTCAAGCGGGTGACGCTCGAACTCGGCGGAAACGATCCGGCGATCATCCTCGACGACGTCGATATCGACGCGGTTGCCGACGACCTCTTCTGGGGCGGCTTCTACAACAACGGCCAGGTCTGCGTGGCGATCAAGCGCATCTATGCGCATCAAAGCGTTCACGCCCGGCTTGTCGAAGCGCTCGCCGAGCGCGCGCGGGCGGTCGCGGTCGGCGCCTGGAACGAAGACGGGGCGGTTCTCGGCCCGCTCAACAACAAGGCGCAGTTCGACCGCGTCTCGCTGCTCGTCGCCGAGGCTCTCGCGACGGGCGCACGCGCCGCCGCGGGCGGGGCGGCGGTGGACCGCCCGGGCTATTTCTACCAGCCGACGATCCTCACCGATCTCGACGAGGGCGCGCGCGTCGTGACCGAGGAGCAGTTCGGTCCCGTGCTTCCCGTTCTCCCCTTTTCCGACATCGGCGATGCGCTCGCGCGTGCCAACGCCGGCATGCACGGGCTGACCGCGTCGGTCTGGTCTTCCGACCCGCTACGCGCCGCCGAGGTCGGCCTCGGGATCGAAGCCGGGCAGGTTCAGGTGAACGGCCACGCGATGGGCCTGCAGCCGCACCTCCCGTTCGGCGGCCGCAAATGGAGCGGCGTCGGCGTCGAGAACGGCCCCTGGGGGCTTCATGGCTTCACCGACATCCAGCTTTTGTATGCGCCGCCGCGGGCCGCGGCATGA
- a CDS encoding thiolase C-terminal domain-containing protein, whose product MAMMSPNGGHIAIVGASESSRIGVVPDMSMIQLHADAARLALEDAGLTPADVDGIATAETQVIEVAAMLGIRPRWMDGTTIGGCSFLAHVRHAAAAIATGQADVVLITHGESGRSWVGMPNYSMNPRGPDGQFEQPFGAITPYSLFTLPALAFLEARGMSQRDLAEVVVAQREWAIPNERAQRRSAVTVDEVLAGPRVAYPFTRDMCCVVTDGGGALVLVSAERARDLPSRDRAVYLLGSGEACESVLVSQMDDLTSFGSFRRASAEAFATAGVGHADIDHAMFYDAFAHLPLYMLEDTGFVSFGESGGFFADGHTRPGGRLPVNTQGGGMSYSHSGMYGMFAIQESMRQLRGEAVVQVPGIETSFVQGVGGLFWSAASLILSNRQP is encoded by the coding sequence ATGGCGATGATGTCACCCAATGGCGGCCATATCGCCATCGTCGGTGCCTCGGAATCCTCGCGGATCGGGGTCGTTCCCGACATGTCGATGATCCAGTTGCACGCCGATGCGGCGCGCCTCGCGCTCGAAGACGCGGGCCTGACGCCGGCCGATGTCGACGGGATAGCCACTGCCGAAACCCAGGTCATCGAGGTCGCCGCGATGCTCGGCATCCGCCCGCGGTGGATGGACGGCACGACGATCGGCGGTTGCAGCTTTCTCGCCCACGTCCGTCATGCCGCCGCGGCCATCGCGACGGGACAGGCCGATGTCGTCCTGATCACCCACGGCGAGTCCGGCCGCTCGTGGGTCGGGATGCCCAATTATTCGATGAACCCGCGCGGCCCCGACGGCCAGTTCGAGCAGCCTTTCGGTGCGATCACCCCCTATTCGCTGTTCACGCTGCCGGCGCTCGCCTTCCTCGAGGCGCGGGGCATGAGCCAGCGCGACCTCGCCGAAGTCGTCGTGGCGCAGCGCGAATGGGCCATCCCGAACGAGCGTGCGCAGCGCCGCAGCGCCGTCACCGTGGACGAGGTGCTCGCGGGTCCCCGCGTCGCTTATCCGTTCACGCGGGACATGTGCTGCGTGGTCACCGACGGTGGCGGCGCGCTGGTGCTGGTCAGCGCCGAGCGGGCTCGCGATCTTCCGAGCCGCGACAGGGCGGTCTACCTGCTCGGCTCGGGCGAGGCCTGCGAGAGCGTGCTCGTGTCGCAAATGGACGATCTCACCTCGTTCGGCTCGTTCCGCCGGGCGAGCGCCGAGGCATTCGCGACCGCCGGGGTCGGCCATGCCGATATCGACCATGCCATGTTCTACGACGCCTTTGCGCATCTCCCGCTCTACATGCTCGAAGATACGGGCTTCGTGAGCTTCGGGGAGTCGGGCGGCTTCTTCGCGGACGGGCACACGCGGCCCGGCGGGCGTCTCCCCGTCAACACGCAGGGCGGCGGCATGTCCTACTCGCATTCCGGGATGTACGGGATGTTCGCCATCCAGGAATCGATGCGGCAACTGCGCGGCGAGGCGGTGGTCCAGGTACCCGGCATCGAGACGAGCTTCGTCCAGGGGGTGGGCGGTCTCTTCTGGTCGGCCGCCTCGCTCATTCTTTCGAACCGACAGCCTTAA
- a CDS encoding TonB-dependent receptor, protein MTRLFYSLLCGVGGFALAGQALAQDGEPRPASAPERAPQTEASEDDIVVTALRRSENLQDVPVSVSALGGEALEKQRLMQVSDLAGSIPNLQASTVAGDGLAIFSLRGVSMSDFSFNQQGPVATYFDEVYKGSFPLLPLAMFDLERVEVLRGPQGTLYGKNTTGGAINFISRKPGYDTEAYLRIGYGNYDRIDAEGAVQTALGDKAAARIAFTFARADGWFKNLLPGKPAGSAVRQYGVRASFLLEPSDDLDFVLRLSTSLQNPIEYGILGRPVGTAGIGGGVYEMFGGASYFRTGLGRRETESDNVGRHRHRTYGASFTGNWHVSDSLTVTSVSSYDYGKLFVLDEGDGTPLRVLEADLRGSGRQFSQDLRLSSDSDGPFNFILGAYYNYEKLRNATSAGFYSDIDVNGDGALDADDCVDSAFAVSCIYRNRYAQVRKSAAVYSDVNYKLSDQVVLRGGLRYTRDVGNVRGYSAQIEGPDGTPIVNTIPGDDPFDFGAAASARFRKGIVTGKVGIDFKTADDDLLYASFSRGYRANAFNAQAYFSPTELNVADPETVNAYELGFKTRFLDRAVTLNGAIFYYDYRSQQAISVDSTTHTQSLINIPKSRIFGGELELVVRPVDGVRINAGLGLLSTKIREGTLTGVSLEGNRLPNAPKVGLSVGLDWDVIETRNGKLSWGVNGSYTSKQYFDLFNTDRTAQKGYVLVNSNLTYRFADDRYGIGIWAKNIFDKYYARYTLDLSGAGFDYVHLGDPRTYGVSLDAKF, encoded by the coding sequence ATGACGAGATTATTCTATAGCCTGTTGTGCGGTGTCGGCGGCTTCGCCCTCGCGGGCCAGGCGCTGGCGCAGGATGGGGAACCGCGGCCGGCATCCGCGCCCGAGCGAGCGCCGCAGACGGAGGCGAGCGAAGACGACATCGTCGTGACGGCGCTGCGCCGGTCCGAAAATCTCCAGGATGTTCCGGTCTCGGTCTCCGCGCTTGGCGGCGAGGCGCTCGAGAAACAGCGACTGATGCAGGTCAGTGATCTCGCCGGTTCCATTCCCAACCTCCAGGCATCTACCGTGGCGGGCGATGGGCTGGCGATCTTCTCGCTGCGCGGCGTCTCGATGTCCGACTTCAGCTTCAACCAGCAGGGTCCCGTCGCGACCTATTTCGACGAGGTCTACAAGGGCAGCTTTCCGCTCCTCCCGCTCGCGATGTTCGACCTCGAACGCGTCGAGGTGCTGCGCGGACCGCAGGGCACGCTCTACGGCAAGAACACCACAGGAGGCGCGATCAATTTCATCAGCCGCAAGCCCGGCTACGACACCGAGGCTTATCTGAGGATCGGCTATGGCAATTACGACCGTATCGACGCCGAGGGCGCGGTACAGACCGCGCTTGGCGACAAGGCGGCGGCGCGCATCGCCTTCACCTTCGCGCGCGCAGACGGCTGGTTTAAGAATCTGCTTCCGGGCAAGCCCGCGGGAAGCGCGGTACGCCAATATGGCGTTCGTGCGTCGTTCCTCCTCGAGCCGAGCGACGATCTCGATTTCGTCCTGCGGCTTTCGACCAGCCTCCAGAATCCGATCGAATATGGCATTTTGGGGCGTCCCGTGGGAACCGCCGGCATCGGCGGCGGCGTCTATGAAATGTTCGGCGGCGCGAGCTATTTCAGGACCGGGCTCGGGCGCCGCGAAACCGAAAGCGACAATGTCGGGCGGCACCGGCACCGCACCTATGGCGCCTCCTTCACCGGAAACTGGCATGTCTCGGACAGCCTGACGGTCACGTCGGTGAGTTCCTACGATTATGGCAAGCTCTTTGTGCTCGACGAGGGCGACGGCACGCCGCTGCGCGTGCTCGAGGCCGATCTGCGGGGCTCGGGCCGGCAATTCTCGCAGGACTTGCGGTTGTCGAGCGATTCCGACGGCCCGTTCAACTTCATTCTCGGCGCCTATTATAATTATGAGAAACTTCGCAACGCGACGAGCGCGGGCTTCTACAGCGATATCGATGTGAATGGCGATGGCGCGCTCGATGCGGACGATTGCGTGGACAGCGCCTTCGCCGTCTCCTGCATCTACCGCAATCGCTATGCCCAGGTCCGCAAGAGCGCTGCAGTCTACAGCGACGTGAACTATAAATTGTCGGATCAAGTCGTCCTGCGTGGCGGGCTGCGTTACACGCGCGATGTGGGAAATGTGAGAGGCTATTCGGCGCAGATAGAGGGTCCCGACGGCACGCCGATCGTCAACACGATTCCCGGCGACGATCCGTTCGATTTCGGCGCCGCGGCAAGCGCGCGCTTTCGCAAGGGCATCGTGACGGGCAAGGTGGGCATCGATTTCAAGACCGCCGATGACGATCTCCTCTATGCAAGCTTCAGCCGTGGCTACCGGGCGAACGCCTTCAACGCGCAAGCCTATTTTTCGCCGACGGAATTGAATGTCGCCGATCCCGAAACGGTCAATGCCTACGAACTGGGCTTCAAGACCCGCTTCCTCGATCGTGCTGTCACCTTGAACGGCGCGATCTTCTATTACGACTATCGAAGCCAGCAGGCGATCAGCGTGGACTCCACCACGCACACCCAGTCGCTCATCAATATCCCGAAGTCACGGATATTCGGGGGCGAACTGGAACTCGTCGTCCGTCCCGTCGACGGGGTGCGGATCAACGCGGGTCTTGGGCTCCTCAGTACCAAGATACGGGAAGGAACCCTCACGGGTGTATCGCTCGAAGGCAACAGATTGCCGAATGCGCCTAAGGTCGGTCTTTCGGTGGGGCTCGACTGGGACGTAATCGAGACCCGTAACGGCAAGCTGAGCTGGGGGGTGAACGGCAGCTACACCTCGAAGCAATATTTCGATCTGTTCAACACCGATCGTACCGCCCAGAAGGGCTATGTCCTCGTCAACAGCAACCTTACCTACCGCTTCGCCGACGATCGCTATGGCATCGGTATCTGGGCCAAGAATATCTTCGACAAATATTATGCGCGATATACGCTCGACCTGTCGGGGGCCGGCTTCGACTATGTTCATCTCGGCGATCCGCGCACCTACGGTGTCTCGCTCGACGCCAAATTCTGA
- a CDS encoding SDR family NAD(P)-dependent oxidoreductase, whose translation MGALEGRVAIITGAGRGIGAAIARRYAAEGAKVVINDLGGDTTGEGSDAGPATVVAQEIIAAGGEAIADGGDIADVATGERLVRLAVETFGKLDIVVNVAGILRDRMIFNLDEADWDAVIRVHLKGHYATIKPAAAYWRSLRNPDGEFRIINFTSASGLHGSPGQPNYAAAKMGVVGLTMSLANGLARYGITVNAIAPGATTRLTGTVADDKNVDGPARADDPYTPERVAPIVVFLGSTESGWMSGRTIGAAGDELMLYNIPEMIKTIDGVTDLDPADLAAKVEKEFRPLADGLAPTVYFDAQM comes from the coding sequence ATGGGAGCACTTGAAGGACGCGTCGCAATTATCACCGGAGCCGGACGCGGCATCGGCGCAGCGATTGCTCGCCGCTATGCGGCGGAGGGAGCGAAGGTCGTGATCAACGATCTGGGCGGCGATACGACGGGCGAGGGCAGCGATGCAGGGCCCGCCACCGTTGTTGCGCAGGAAATCATCGCCGCGGGCGGCGAAGCGATCGCCGACGGCGGCGATATCGCCGACGTCGCGACGGGCGAGAGGCTCGTCAGGCTCGCGGTCGAGACGTTCGGCAAGCTCGACATCGTCGTCAATGTGGCGGGCATCCTGCGCGACCGGATGATCTTCAATCTCGACGAGGCGGACTGGGATGCAGTTATCCGCGTTCATCTTAAAGGGCATTATGCGACGATCAAGCCCGCCGCGGCCTATTGGCGCTCGCTCCGCAATCCCGACGGCGAGTTCCGGATCATCAACTTTACCTCGGCCTCGGGCCTCCACGGGTCGCCGGGCCAGCCCAATTATGCGGCGGCGAAGATGGGCGTCGTCGGCCTGACGATGTCACTCGCGAACGGCCTTGCTCGTTATGGCATCACCGTGAATGCGATCGCGCCCGGCGCGACGACGCGTCTGACTGGCACCGTCGCCGACGACAAGAATGTCGACGGGCCAGCGCGCGCGGACGACCCCTATACGCCCGAGCGGGTCGCGCCGATCGTCGTGTTTCTGGGATCGACCGAATCCGGCTGGATGTCGGGACGAACGATCGGCGCCGCGGGCGACGAGCTCATGCTCTACAATATCCCCGAAATGATCAAGACGATCGACGGTGTCACCGACCTCGATCCCGCCGATCTCGCGGCGAAGGTCGAAAAGGAATTCCGGCCGCTCGCCGACGGGCTCGCGCCGACGGTCTATTTCGATGCCCAGATGTAG